The proteins below are encoded in one region of Paraburkholderia phenazinium:
- the pyrR gene encoding bifunctional pyr operon transcriptional regulator/uracil phosphoribosyltransferase PyrR, with protein MSSIDAEALYRALLEQIRAAYGEQLGDRSGASGVVLAGIYSGGAWLVERLARDLNVGSFGVVNVALHRDDYAKKGLHAQASPTSLPFEVDSRRIVLVDDVLYTGRTVRAALNELYDYGRPASVELAVLADRGGRELPVAARFVGGVVDVPAEATLVLARDDTADQRFTFHTEARVD; from the coding sequence ATGAGTTCCATTGACGCCGAGGCGCTGTATCGCGCTTTGCTCGAACAGATCCGTGCCGCTTATGGTGAACAACTCGGTGACCGCAGCGGCGCCAGCGGCGTCGTGCTCGCCGGCATCTACAGCGGCGGCGCGTGGCTCGTGGAACGTCTCGCGCGAGATCTGAACGTCGGCAGTTTCGGCGTCGTCAATGTCGCTTTGCATCGCGACGACTACGCGAAGAAAGGGCTGCACGCGCAGGCAAGTCCGACCTCGCTGCCGTTCGAAGTGGACAGTCGCCGCATCGTGCTGGTAGACGACGTGCTGTACACCGGCCGGACCGTGCGCGCAGCGCTAAACGAGCTTTACGACTATGGGCGCCCTGCTTCGGTCGAACTCGCCGTGCTCGCCGATCGGGGCGGACGCGAATTGCCGGTGGCGGCGCGTTTTGTCGGCGGGGTGGTGGATGTGCCGGCCGAGGCGACCCTCGTGCTGGCGCGCGATGACACCGCGGATCAGCGTTTCACATTTCACACCGAAGCACGCGTCGATTGA
- the ruvX gene encoding Holliday junction resolvase RuvX, with protein sequence MSSPAGWAATLMAFDYGEKRIGVAVGNSLTRSARPLVVVQNRNREYRFEELGKLIAEWKPDALVVGLPMHPDGAPHEMTQLAKRFGNQLNGRFNLPVTWIDERYSSVEAKAGIRAGNGRADMLDAEAACIILQQYLDGLSDDHEFH encoded by the coding sequence ATGAGTAGCCCGGCCGGATGGGCGGCAACGCTGATGGCGTTCGACTATGGTGAAAAACGCATCGGCGTGGCGGTCGGCAACTCGCTGACCCGAAGCGCACGGCCGCTGGTAGTGGTGCAAAACCGTAACCGCGAGTATCGCTTCGAAGAACTCGGCAAGCTGATCGCCGAGTGGAAGCCGGATGCGCTGGTGGTCGGGTTGCCCATGCATCCCGACGGCGCACCGCATGAAATGACCCAACTCGCAAAACGCTTCGGCAACCAGCTCAACGGCCGCTTCAACCTGCCGGTGACATGGATCGACGAACGCTACTCGTCGGTCGAAGCGAAGGCCGGGATTCGAGCCGGCAATGGCCGCGCGGACATGCTCGACGCCGAAGCAGCCTGCATCATCCTCCAGCAATATCTAGACGGACTTTCCGACGATCATGAGTTCCATTGA
- a CDS encoding RNA-guided endonuclease InsQ/TnpB family protein — translation MNVKRAYRFRFYPTPEQEMILARTFGCARFAYNYMLRQRTDAWYGRQERMGYHETSAALTELKKSEEHAWLNEVSSVPVQQALRHLQTAFANFFAGRAKYPTFRRRDGTQSAEYTTSAFKWNGSVLRLAKMNAALAIRWSRTIPKGAKVTTVTVSKDVAGRYHVSMLCDDVVTARPDTAGKIGIDLGLTHFAILSTGEKIAAPNTFRKNEARLAKLQRRLAKKQKGSANRRKAKLKVARMCAKTADSRRDFLHKLSTRLINENQVIAVESLSVRNMQSNRCIAKSIADASWSEFVRQLEYKAQWYGRSLIGVDRWYPSSKRCSSCGHTVAKMPLDVRAWTCLECGATHDRDINAARNVLAAGLAVSAHGEVVSPMSL, via the coding sequence ATGAACGTTAAGCGCGCATACCGATTCCGGTTCTACCCCACGCCCGAGCAGGAAATGATTCTTGCCCGGACGTTCGGGTGCGCGCGATTTGCCTATAATTATATGCTGCGACAGCGCACCGACGCGTGGTATGGACGTCAGGAACGCATGGGTTATCACGAAACCTCCGCGGCGCTTACCGAACTCAAAAAGAGCGAAGAGCACGCGTGGCTCAATGAGGTCAGCTCGGTCCCAGTGCAGCAGGCGTTAAGGCACCTGCAAACGGCCTTCGCCAATTTTTTCGCAGGGCGCGCAAAGTACCCGACCTTCCGACGGAGGGACGGCACGCAGTCGGCCGAATACACCACCAGTGCCTTCAAGTGGAACGGGAGCGTTCTCAGACTGGCGAAGATGAATGCGGCACTTGCAATTCGCTGGTCACGCACAATTCCCAAGGGCGCAAAGGTAACGACCGTCACTGTGTCGAAAGACGTGGCAGGTCGATACCACGTTTCAATGCTTTGCGACGACGTCGTGACCGCACGACCGGATACCGCTGGGAAGATCGGTATCGATCTCGGGCTTACGCATTTTGCCATTCTGTCTACGGGAGAAAAAATTGCCGCGCCGAACACGTTTCGAAAAAACGAGGCCCGGCTGGCAAAGCTGCAAAGGCGCCTCGCGAAAAAACAAAAGGGCTCGGCGAATCGCAGGAAAGCCAAGCTGAAAGTCGCGCGCATGTGTGCCAAGACAGCAGATTCCCGCAGGGACTTCCTGCACAAACTTTCGACTCGGTTGATAAACGAAAACCAAGTGATCGCCGTCGAAAGCCTGTCAGTCCGCAACATGCAAAGCAATCGTTGTATCGCGAAATCGATCGCGGACGCATCTTGGTCGGAGTTCGTGAGGCAACTTGAGTACAAGGCGCAGTGGTACGGACGATCGCTGATCGGTGTCGACCGCTGGTATCCCAGCTCGAAGCGCTGTTCCAGCTGCGGCCATACGGTCGCGAAAATGCCGTTAGATGTTCGCGCATGGACGTGCCTTGAATGCGGAGCAACGCATGACCGCGATATCAACGCCGCTCGCAATGTTTTGGCCGCCGGACTGGCGGTTTCAGCCCATGGAGAGGTTGTAAGTCCCATGTCTCTTTGA
- a CDS encoding YqgE/AlgH family protein, translated as MSKSTDRINLTNQFLIAMPSMADPTFSGTVVYLCDHSERGALGLVINRPTDIDLEALFSRIDLKLEIEPLLHVPVYFGGPVQTERGFVLHYPKDGSPYTSSMSVPGGLEMTTSKDVLEAVASGTGPERFLLTLGHAGWAAGQLEEEISKNGWLTVESDPKIVFDVPAEERLEAALALLGISLSMLSGEAGHA; from the coding sequence ATGTCCAAGAGTACCGATCGCATCAATCTGACTAACCAGTTCCTGATCGCCATGCCGAGCATGGCGGATCCTACGTTTTCAGGAACGGTGGTCTACCTTTGCGATCACAGCGAGCGCGGTGCGCTCGGCCTGGTGATCAACCGGCCGACCGATATCGATCTGGAAGCGCTGTTCAGTCGCATCGATCTGAAGCTCGAGATCGAACCCCTGCTGCATGTCCCAGTTTATTTCGGCGGCCCGGTGCAAACGGAGCGCGGCTTCGTGCTGCATTATCCGAAAGACGGCAGCCCTTATACGTCGTCGATGTCGGTGCCCGGCGGTCTGGAAATGACCACCTCCAAAGACGTGCTCGAGGCCGTCGCGAGCGGGACGGGTCCGGAACGTTTTCTGCTCACGCTCGGCCACGCAGGTTGGGCCGCGGGCCAGCTCGAGGAAGAGATCTCAAAGAATGGCTGGCTCACCGTCGAATCCGATCCGAAAATCGTGTTCGACGTGCCGGCCGAAGAACGCCTCGAAGCCGCGCTCGCGCTGCTCGGTATTTCCCTTTCGATGCTCTCGGGCGAAGCAGGTCACGCTTGA
- a CDS encoding rubredoxin has product MEYRSWMCLICGWIYDEEAGLPDEGIAPGTRWEDVPINWTCPECGARKEDFEMVQI; this is encoded by the coding sequence ATGGAATATAGAAGCTGGATGTGCCTGATCTGCGGCTGGATCTACGACGAAGAAGCTGGATTGCCAGATGAAGGAATCGCGCCGGGCACGCGTTGGGAAGATGTTCCCATTAACTGGACCTGCCCCGAATGCGGAGCCCGCAAGGAAGACTTCGAGATGGTCCAGATCTGA
- a CDS encoding hydroxymethylpyrimidine/phosphomethylpyrimidine kinase, with protein sequence MPSDTPPIVLTFGLSDPTGASGLQADLMTLASMGCHGVSVLTGFTVRDSANCDEVTGLDPEVVATQARMLLEDMPIAAFKVGAATRAEVVSAIAEVVADYDDIPLILAPDFTLDDEHVLAADELREAIADLLAPQTTLLVADHATLLALAQPDGDAEAPSLDAAISHLLSQGCEYILSTETGTHRLVNTLFSDDGQLRQDMWDRGPHRIMGLTDTLGAAIAALLANGQDPAEAVREAQEYLYQAMRNAFRPGMGAYLPDRFFWARSSDEETPLGSAKDAPPGEARH encoded by the coding sequence ATGCCCAGCGACACGCCTCCGATCGTTCTCACCTTCGGCCTCTCCGATCCGACGGGTGCCTCCGGCCTGCAAGCCGACCTGATGACGCTAGCCAGCATGGGCTGCCACGGCGTCAGCGTGCTGACGGGTTTCACCGTGCGCGACTCGGCAAACTGTGACGAAGTCACCGGGCTGGATCCGGAAGTCGTTGCAACCCAGGCGCGCATGCTGCTCGAAGACATGCCCATCGCCGCCTTCAAGGTAGGAGCCGCCACGCGAGCGGAAGTGGTGAGCGCAATCGCCGAAGTCGTGGCCGACTACGACGATATTCCGCTGATCCTCGCTCCCGATTTCACGCTGGACGACGAGCACGTGCTCGCCGCCGACGAACTGCGCGAGGCGATTGCCGACCTGCTCGCACCGCAAACCACGTTGCTTGTGGCCGATCACGCCACCCTGCTCGCGCTCGCGCAGCCGGACGGCGACGCCGAGGCGCCGAGTCTCGACGCGGCAATCTCGCACCTACTATCGCAAGGCTGCGAATACATCCTGTCCACGGAAACCGGCACTCACCGGCTCGTCAATACGCTTTTCAGCGACGACGGCCAGTTGCGTCAGGATATGTGGGACCGTGGCCCGCACCGCATCATGGGTTTGACCGACACGCTGGGCGCTGCTATTGCCGCATTGCTGGCCAACGGTCAGGACCCGGCCGAAGCTGTGCGCGAAGCTCAGGAGTATCTGTATCAGGCCATGCGCAACGCGTTTCGTCCCGGGATGGGGGCCTATCTGCCGGACCGGTTTTTCTGGGCCCGCAGTAGCGATGAAGAAACGCCGCTGGGTAGCGCGAAGGATGCGCCGCCGGGAGAAGCGCGGCACTAG
- the cysC gene encoding adenylyl-sulfate kinase translates to MASAKPAQAFLQRVSGSVDVQDRARMFQQKAVTVWLTGLSGAGKSTIAYELERELIALGHPCYVLDGDNVRHGLASDLGFSKEDRRENIRRVAHVAQLMNDAGLIVITALISPMGEDRAMAREIIGSDRFVETYLSASVDDCARRDPKGLYAKARAGAITAFTGVSAPYEAPANPELRVDTATQSKDASVAGIFDYLHETYLLKP, encoded by the coding sequence GTGGCGTCCGCCAAGCCTGCACAAGCGTTCCTGCAACGCGTCAGCGGTTCGGTAGACGTCCAGGACCGCGCGCGGATGTTCCAGCAGAAGGCCGTCACGGTCTGGCTCACCGGTTTGTCCGGGGCCGGAAAATCGACGATTGCGTATGAACTGGAACGAGAGCTCATCGCCTTGGGTCACCCGTGCTATGTGTTAGACGGCGACAACGTCCGGCACGGCCTGGCCAGCGATCTTGGTTTCAGCAAAGAAGACCGGCGCGAGAATATCCGCCGCGTGGCGCATGTTGCCCAGTTGATGAACGATGCAGGTCTGATTGTGATTACCGCGTTGATTTCGCCGATGGGCGAAGATCGAGCCATGGCGCGCGAGATCATTGGGTCTGACCGGTTTGTCGAGACCTACCTCTCCGCTTCCGTGGATGACTGCGCGCGGCGCGATCCCAAGGGTCTGTATGCCAAAGCCCGGGCTGGCGCGATCACGGCGTTTACCGGTGTATCCGCGCCCTACGAGGCTCCGGCCAACCCGGAGTTACGCGTGGATACCGCGACGCAGAGCAAAGACGCGAGCGTGGCGGGGATCTTCGACTACCTGCATGAGACGTATCTCCTGAAGCCCTAA
- the groL gene encoding chaperonin GroEL (60 kDa chaperone family; promotes refolding of misfolded polypeptides especially under stressful conditions; forms two stacked rings of heptamers to form a barrel-shaped 14mer; ends can be capped by GroES; misfolded proteins enter the barrel where they are refolded when GroES binds) produces the protein MAAKDVVFGDSARAKMVEGVNILANAVKVTLGPKGRNVVLERSFGGPTVTKDGVSVAKEIELKDKLQNMGAQMVKEVASKTSDNAGDGTTTATVLAQSIVREGMKYVASGMNPMDLKRGIDKAVTAAIEELRKISKPCTTNKEIAQVGAISANSDSSIGDRIAEAMDKVGKEGVITVEDGKSLQDELDVVEGMQFDRGYLSPYFINNPDKQVAVLDNPFVLLHDKKVSNIRDLLPVLEQVAKAGRPLLIIAEDVEGEALATLVVNNIRGILKTVAVKAPGFGDRRKAMLEDIAILTGGQVIAEETGLTLEKATLAELGQAKRIEVGKENTTIIDGAGEGANIEARVKQVRTQIEEATSDYDREKLQERVAKLAGGVAVIKVGAATEVEMKEKKARVEDALHATRAAVEEGIVAGGGVALIRARTAIAGLKGANADQDAGIKIVLRAMEEPLRQIVTNGGEEASVVVAAVAAGTGNYGYNAATGEYVDLVDAGVVDPTKVTRTALQNAASVAGLLLTTDAAVCELPKEDAPMGGGGMPGGMGGMGMDM, from the coding sequence ATGGCAGCTAAAGACGTCGTATTCGGTGATTCCGCCCGTGCCAAGATGGTTGAAGGCGTGAACATCCTCGCGAACGCTGTGAAGGTCACGCTGGGTCCGAAGGGCCGCAACGTTGTCCTGGAACGCAGCTTCGGCGGCCCGACGGTCACCAAGGACGGTGTGTCGGTCGCGAAAGAGATCGAACTGAAAGACAAGCTCCAGAACATGGGCGCGCAAATGGTCAAGGAAGTGGCTTCCAAGACCAGCGACAACGCAGGTGATGGCACCACGACCGCAACGGTCCTGGCCCAGTCCATCGTTCGCGAAGGCATGAAGTACGTCGCATCGGGCATGAACCCGATGGACCTGAAGCGCGGTATCGACAAGGCTGTGACTGCAGCTATCGAAGAACTGCGCAAGATCAGCAAGCCGTGCACGACCAACAAGGAAATCGCTCAGGTTGGCGCGATTTCGGCAAACAGCGACTCGTCGATCGGCGACCGTATCGCTGAAGCAATGGACAAGGTCGGCAAGGAAGGCGTCATCACGGTTGAAGACGGCAAGTCGCTTCAAGACGAGCTGGACGTGGTTGAAGGCATGCAGTTCGACCGCGGCTACCTGTCGCCGTACTTCATCAACAATCCGGACAAGCAAGTTGCTGTGCTCGACAACCCGTTCGTGCTGCTGCACGACAAGAAGGTGTCGAACATTCGTGACCTCCTCCCGGTTCTGGAACAAGTCGCCAAGGCTGGCCGTCCGCTGCTGATCATCGCAGAAGACGTCGAAGGCGAAGCACTGGCAACGCTGGTTGTGAACAACATCCGCGGCATTCTGAAGACTGTTGCTGTCAAGGCTCCGGGCTTCGGCGATCGTCGTAAGGCCATGCTGGAAGACATCGCGATCCTGACCGGCGGTCAAGTTATCGCTGAAGAAACCGGCCTGACGCTCGAAAAGGCAACGCTGGCTGAACTGGGTCAAGCGAAGCGTATCGAAGTGGGCAAGGAAAACACCACGATCATCGACGGCGCTGGCGAAGGTGCCAACATCGAAGCGCGCGTGAAGCAAGTTCGCACGCAAATCGAAGAAGCAACGTCGGACTACGACCGTGAAAAGCTGCAAGAGCGCGTGGCCAAGCTGGCCGGCGGTGTTGCAGTGATCAAGGTCGGCGCTGCGACCGAAGTCGAAATGAAGGAAAAGAAGGCACGTGTCGAAGACGCACTGCACGCAACGCGCGCAGCTGTGGAAGAAGGCATTGTGGCCGGCGGCGGTGTTGCACTGATCCGCGCTCGTACGGCAATCGCCGGTCTGAAGGGCGCTAACGCCGATCAAGACGCAGGCATCAAGATTGTTCTGCGCGCAATGGAAGAACCGCTGCGCCAGATCGTCACGAACGGCGGCGAAGAAGCCAGCGTCGTGGTGGCAGCAGTTGCAGCAGGCACGGGCAACTACGGCTACAACGCAGCAACCGGCGAGTACGTCGACCTGGTCGACGCTGGTGTTGTGGACCCGACGAAGGTCACGCGCACGGCACTGCAAAACGCAGCATCGGTGGCAGGTCTCCTGCTGACGACTGACGCAGCTGTTTGCGAACTGCCGAAGGAAGATGCTCCGATGGGCGGCGGCGGAATGCCGGGCGGCATGGGCGGCATGGGCATGGACATGTAA
- the groES gene encoding co-chaperone GroES, whose protein sequence is MNLRPLHDRVIVKRLDQETKTASGIVIPEAAAEKPDQGEILAVGPGKRDDKGAQIALDVKVGDRVLFGKYAGQTVKVDGSELLVMREEDIMAVVQK, encoded by the coding sequence ATGAACCTTCGTCCTTTGCATGATCGCGTGATCGTCAAACGTCTGGATCAAGAAACCAAGACCGCGTCGGGCATCGTGATCCCCGAAGCCGCAGCAGAAAAGCCGGATCAAGGCGAAATTCTGGCAGTCGGCCCGGGCAAGCGTGACGACAAGGGCGCACAAATCGCGCTCGACGTGAAGGTTGGTGACCGCGTCCTGTTCGGCAAGTACGCAGGCCAGACCGTTAAGGTCGACGGCAGCGAACTGCTCGTGATGCGCGAAGAAGACATCATGGCCGTGGTGCAGAAGTAA
- a CDS encoding GtrA family protein, producing MIGSQFIRFAIAGVIGFVVDAGVLYLALACGLGLFAGRGVSFMAAVWVTWRINRRHAFRERAQRSAWVEWWRYLLSMLGGASVNYAAYSTVVLTIHGGRLIPLIAVACGSVAGLFVNFFAAKLWAFKR from the coding sequence GTGATCGGCAGTCAATTCATCCGGTTCGCCATCGCGGGCGTGATCGGTTTCGTTGTCGATGCCGGAGTTCTGTACCTCGCGCTTGCCTGCGGCCTGGGCCTGTTCGCAGGACGGGGCGTTTCGTTCATGGCGGCGGTCTGGGTGACGTGGCGCATCAACAGGCGGCATGCCTTCCGCGAGCGTGCGCAAAGATCGGCGTGGGTCGAATGGTGGCGCTATCTTTTGTCCATGCTCGGCGGCGCCAGCGTGAACTATGCAGCCTACTCGACCGTTGTGCTTACCATCCACGGTGGACGACTGATCCCTCTGATTGCCGTGGCTTGCGGTTCGGTCGCGGGGTTATTTGTTAACTTCTTTGCCGCGAAGCTGTGGGCCTTCAAAAGGTAA
- a CDS encoding glycosyltransferase family 2 protein gives MTASSTCRIAVLIPCLNEALTVPNVIRDFREALPGAQVFVFDNNSTDGTIEAAQAAGATVRKVTLRGKGNVIRRMFADVEADVYVLVDGDDTYDANAAPGMVAALLDEGLDMVVGTRISEEQSAYRFGHRFGNVALTRCVSSVFGSTFTDMLSGFRVFSRRYVKSFPAHASGFETETELTVHALELRMPVSEVATVYRSRPEGSASKLNTYRDGFRILVTIVKLLKSEKPFAFFSSGSLLCAIASVLLAIPLLQTFLQTGLVPRLPTALLCVALMLFGGILLVCGIVLDTVTHGRAETKRLAYLATPGPKHS, from the coding sequence ATGACCGCATCGTCCACCTGTCGAATCGCAGTTTTGATCCCCTGCCTTAACGAAGCCTTGACGGTTCCGAACGTGATACGCGACTTCAGGGAAGCGTTGCCGGGCGCTCAGGTGTTCGTCTTCGACAACAACTCCACGGATGGAACCATTGAAGCCGCGCAAGCGGCGGGCGCAACCGTTCGAAAGGTCACGCTGCGAGGCAAGGGCAACGTTATCCGGCGCATGTTTGCGGATGTAGAGGCGGACGTTTATGTGCTGGTCGACGGTGACGATACGTACGATGCCAATGCGGCGCCAGGGATGGTCGCAGCGCTTCTCGATGAAGGCCTGGACATGGTTGTGGGAACGCGTATCAGTGAAGAACAGTCTGCGTACCGGTTCGGTCATCGGTTCGGCAATGTTGCGCTGACCCGATGCGTCTCTTCGGTCTTCGGGAGTACGTTTACGGACATGCTTTCGGGTTTTCGCGTTTTCTCGCGGCGCTATGTCAAGTCTTTCCCGGCTCATGCGTCTGGATTTGAAACGGAAACCGAACTTACCGTGCATGCATTGGAACTCAGGATGCCCGTGTCGGAAGTCGCTACCGTCTACAGGTCGCGCCCGGAAGGTTCGGCCAGCAAGCTGAATACTTACCGCGACGGCTTCCGTATCCTGGTCACCATCGTCAAGCTTCTGAAGTCCGAAAAACCTTTCGCGTTTTTTTCCTCGGGTTCTCTATTGTGCGCGATCGCTTCAGTCTTGCTGGCGATACCGCTCCTGCAGACATTCCTGCAGACGGGACTCGTACCGCGCCTTCCGACTGCCTTGCTGTGTGTGGCGCTCATGCTGTTCGGCGGCATCCTGCTGGTTTGTGGCATCGTACTCGACACCGTTACTCACGGACGGGCTGAAACCAAGCGCCTGGCTTATCTGGCCACTCCAGGACCAAAACACTCGTGA
- a CDS encoding HlyD family secretion protein, translating into MQTSASDLGAPRGGTSSGLSRWFSGQSIARLAGFGVVIFIAWTLLSMVMPPMFFRSSQRAVVDVPTTLVTTPIEGTVASQRLHIGDRFHAGDALVDIQNQNVDRSTLVELTSKRMELAQQYDAVSTQLDASRIRLATADQQMTKYQAATQKMNDATLSGIRSKLAIANTQIDAQQDIVNRDSTLAAAGAISGSVSDTSKYQLSELQNAKAAIQAELQAAETDSQASKNKVFFDDKDNGVSTLAHEREDLHNTVDQLTAQASALQQSQSTIDQLIAKERDRVDRMSNFEIKAYGDGVVKDVLAPPGTQVSAGATLIRAVDCSRAQVVAVFPRSLSDSLLPGTRLKVRVDGVDHPVGASVTGLLPRASDGDQARYFVPFPSIESNEIYALATFDKPLDANAQGDAVQSGSVQGNNAPGDGTQSGSCKLGQWVHVSIDRPWTNRLQAFLGGHMPGLSSGGSQS; encoded by the coding sequence GTGCAAACATCCGCGTCCGATCTAGGCGCTCCCCGCGGAGGCACGTCCTCGGGGCTGTCGCGCTGGTTCAGCGGACAGTCGATCGCACGGCTCGCCGGCTTCGGCGTGGTGATCTTCATCGCGTGGACGCTGCTTTCGATGGTGATGCCGCCTATGTTCTTCCGCTCCTCGCAACGGGCCGTGGTCGATGTACCCACCACTCTCGTCACCACACCGATTGAAGGCACGGTCGCATCGCAGCGGCTGCACATCGGAGACCGGTTTCATGCCGGCGATGCACTGGTGGATATCCAGAACCAGAACGTCGACCGCTCGACGCTCGTCGAACTGACCAGCAAAAGGATGGAACTCGCCCAGCAATACGATGCAGTCAGCACGCAACTCGATGCATCGCGTATCCGCCTTGCCACCGCCGATCAGCAAATGACCAAGTATCAGGCGGCCACGCAGAAGATGAACGACGCCACCCTTTCCGGCATCCGCTCGAAACTGGCCATCGCCAACACACAGATCGACGCACAGCAGGACATCGTCAACCGCGACTCGACGCTGGCCGCGGCCGGCGCAATCAGCGGGTCGGTCAGCGACACCTCGAAATACCAGCTATCCGAGTTACAGAATGCGAAAGCCGCGATACAGGCGGAACTGCAGGCAGCCGAGACGGATAGCCAGGCGTCGAAGAACAAGGTCTTCTTCGACGACAAGGACAACGGCGTATCCACGCTCGCCCACGAGCGCGAAGATCTGCACAACACGGTGGACCAGTTGACCGCGCAGGCAAGCGCACTCCAGCAATCGCAGAGCACCATCGATCAGTTGATCGCCAAGGAACGCGACCGGGTCGACCGCATGTCCAATTTTGAAATCAAGGCTTATGGCGACGGTGTCGTCAAGGACGTGCTGGCTCCTCCGGGCACGCAGGTAAGCGCCGGCGCAACGTTGATTCGCGCTGTCGATTGCTCGCGCGCCCAGGTCGTCGCCGTCTTTCCGCGCAGCCTCAGCGACAGCCTGCTGCCAGGCACGCGTCTGAAGGTACGTGTCGATGGCGTCGACCATCCGGTTGGCGCTTCCGTCACCGGGCTCTTGCCGCGTGCGTCCGATGGTGACCAGGCCCGCTACTTCGTGCCGTTCCCATCAATCGAATCCAACGAGATCTACGCACTCGCCACTTTCGACAAGCCACTCGATGCGAATGCACAAGGTGATGCGGTGCAAAGCGGCAGCGTTCAGGGCAACAACGCGCCGGGTGACGGCACGCAAAGCGGCTCGTGCAAGCTGGGCCAATGGGTGCATGTAAGCATCGACCGGCCTTGGACGAACCGGCTGCAGGCCTTCCTTGGCGGCCACATGCCGGGACTGTCGTCCGGCGGCAGCCAGTCGTGA